Proteins from a single region of Bacteroidota bacterium:
- a CDS encoding PAS domain S-box protein: MMTKVKPTLIQVRSFYILTTLFLVALSFYTFFQIKSLIASSEWINHTNKVNTTLEKVSNAFINALSNQKSYLVTGDSAMILARDADFSNIEQQLNILDSLTVDNPEQSANLINLRKVIAEKKENLNMLLETYKPLNISPDLSNSLTNALQKTEIVKQEIDKMSTTETKLLEQRNKSYTELSAVTPLFIISLSLGALLILLGFYVRLNNVIHELEDVHEKLDASNKELALKNIELQKTGEQFLQMFDNNPVALTFGEISSDKIVYANNYFYTIFGYSPKEVIGHTAEELNLVSPEETARLLPIIMGHLEEDRTLEELQGLPAEERADLLLKLREKMFQNGFEVTYTRKNGSNFFAIVFYEVIDIGNVKYALTSYVDITERKEALQQIEDQRAFADLIIASDPAMVFATDENLNITVWNKKIEAHSGLKKEETIGKNILTIYPEYDNDQWNRILSSVLHDGKSLHFSKVEFQRARGFGESWIIPLRNSLQQIIGILGITRDITETTEMNLRLEKINADLEKINEELNKTAATLQKSEERFNRMVTEVEDYAILFLSKDGKVENWNEGAEKIKGYKADEIIGIHFSQFYTEADKKDNLPQQLLNEATQAGKAIHEGWRVRKDGSKFWGNTVITALHDNQDNIIGFSKVTRDLSDKKNAEDIILAAFRELEVKNKELEKSNKELESFNYISSHDLQEPLRQIQIFASRFSDTELQNLSETGRTYFNKIYNAAKRMQNLISDLLAYSRTRTEERQYKLVKLNPLINEIEEEFAETIAEKQATIETVIWEKFM, from the coding sequence ATGATGACTAAAGTAAAACCGACACTCATACAGGTAAGGAGCTTCTATATCCTGACCACTTTATTTTTAGTCGCTCTTTCTTTTTATACCTTTTTCCAGATTAAAAGCCTGATTGCCAGTTCCGAGTGGATTAATCATACCAATAAGGTAAATACCACGCTCGAAAAAGTTTCCAACGCTTTTATAAATGCCCTCAGTAATCAGAAAAGTTATCTGGTAACCGGTGATTCTGCAATGATACTTGCACGTGATGCTGATTTTTCAAACATTGAGCAACAGCTAAATATACTCGATAGTTTAACTGTAGATAATCCGGAACAATCAGCCAACCTGATTAATTTACGCAAGGTGATTGCTGAAAAAAAGGAGAATCTCAATATGTTACTTGAAACATATAAACCCTTAAATATTTCACCGGATTTATCGAACAGCCTGACTAATGCATTACAAAAAACCGAAATTGTAAAGCAGGAGATTGATAAAATGTCAACCACGGAAACTAAATTGCTTGAACAACGCAATAAAAGTTATACGGAGCTTTCTGCAGTTACACCACTTTTTATTATTTCTTTATCACTGGGAGCGTTATTAATTTTATTGGGATTTTATGTTCGCCTTAATAACGTAATTCACGAATTAGAGGATGTACATGAAAAATTAGATGCATCAAATAAAGAATTAGCACTTAAAAATATTGAGCTGCAAAAAACCGGAGAACAATTTTTACAAATGTTTGATAATAACCCGGTCGCATTAACATTTGGTGAAATTAGTTCCGATAAAATTGTGTATGCCAACAATTATTTCTATACCATATTTGGTTACTCACCGAAAGAAGTGATTGGCCACACGGCAGAGGAATTAAACCTGGTATCACCTGAGGAAACAGCAAGGTTATTGCCTATAATAATGGGGCATCTAGAGGAAGACCGCACACTTGAAGAGCTGCAGGGTTTGCCGGCAGAAGAAAGAGCCGACCTGCTATTGAAGCTGCGGGAAAAAATGTTTCAAAATGGTTTTGAAGTTACCTACACCAGAAAAAACGGTTCGAATTTTTTTGCCATAGTTTTCTACGAAGTAATTGATATTGGTAATGTTAAATATGCACTCACATCATACGTGGATATAACTGAGCGTAAAGAAGCATTACAACAAATAGAAGATCAACGTGCATTTGCAGATTTAATTATTGCCAGTGACCCCGCAATGGTTTTTGCCACCGATGAAAATTTAAATATCACCGTCTGGAATAAAAAAATAGAAGCACATTCAGGATTAAAAAAAGAAGAAACGATAGGTAAAAACATTTTAACAATATATCCGGAATATGATAATGACCAGTGGAATAGAATTCTGAGTTCGGTGCTGCATGATGGGAAATCTTTGCACTTTTCAAAAGTTGAATTTCAGCGTGCACGAGGATTTGGAGAAAGCTGGATAATACCACTGCGCAATAGCTTGCAACAAATTATCGGAATTTTAGGGATTACGAGAGATATAACCGAAACAACTGAAATGAACCTGCGTTTAGAAAAAATAAATGCGGACCTTGAAAAAATTAATGAAGAATTAAATAAAACAGCGGCTACCTTACAAAAAAGTGAAGAACGTTTTAACAGGATGGTTACTGAGGTGGAGGATTACGCTATTTTGTTTTTAAGTAAAGATGGCAAAGTTGAAAACTGGAATGAAGGTGCTGAAAAAATAAAAGGTTATAAAGCTGATGAAATTATCGGAATACACTTTTCACAATTTTATACGGAAGCGGACAAAAAAGATAATCTACCACAACAATTGTTGAATGAGGCCACCCAAGCTGGGAAAGCCATTCACGAAGGCTGGCGTGTTCGCAAAGACGGAAGTAAGTTTTGGGGCAATACAGTGATTACTGCGTTACATGATAATCAGGATAATATTATCGGATTTTCTAAAGTTACCCGCGATTTGTCTGATAAAAAAAATGCTGAAGATATTATTCTGGCTGCGTTTAGAGAACTTGAAGTAAAAAACAAAGAGCTGGAAAAAAGTAATAAAGAACTGGAATCGTTTAACTACATTTCCAGTCACGATTTACAAGAACCTTTGCGCCAAATTCAAATTTTTGCATCCCGATTCAGTGATACGGAATTACAAAATCTTTCTGAAACAGGTCGCACTTATTTTAATAAAATATACAATGCCGCTAAACGCATGCAAAACTTGATTTCTGATTTGCTCGCCTATTCGCGAACCAGAACAGAAGAAAGGCAATATAAATTGGTAAAACTGAATCCTCTTATAAATGAAATAGAAGAAGAATTTGCTGAAACCATTGCTGAAAAACAAGCTACCATCGAAACCGTGATTTGGGAGAAGTTTATGTAA
- a CDS encoding helix-turn-helix transcriptional regulator, whose protein sequence is MILYINYDINKICKNLLQEQLDKLELKYALLSLGEVEFKEPLSDEMMQTLNKNLSSCNIEIVESQKSILVQRIKDSIIEMVFTDEKNPVKFSAYLADKLNYNYNYLANLFSNETYTSIEKYILLQKTERAKQLLAMNELNITEIAWKLNYSSTAHFSNQFKSITGITPTVFQRIILKKRESNNE, encoded by the coding sequence ATGATACTCTATATCAATTACGACATCAATAAAATTTGCAAGAACCTGCTACAGGAACAATTGGATAAATTGGAACTAAAGTATGCATTATTAAGCTTAGGTGAGGTGGAATTTAAAGAACCTTTATCAGACGAGATGATGCAGACGCTCAATAAAAATTTAAGCAGTTGTAATATCGAAATTGTTGAAAGTCAGAAAAGTATTCTCGTTCAACGTATAAAAGATAGCATTATTGAGATGGTATTTACGGATGAAAAAAATCCGGTAAAGTTTTCTGCATACCTTGCAGATAAATTAAACTACAATTACAATTATCTGGCAAATTTGTTTTCCAACGAAACTTATACTTCAATTGAGAAGTATATTCTATTGCAAAAAACTGAAAGAGCAAAACAACTGCTGGCAATGAACGAATTAAATATTACGGAAATCGCGTGGAAGCTAAACTACAGCAGCACTGCCCATTTCAGCAATCAATTTAAAAGTATTACAGGAATTACCCCTACTGTTTTTCAAAGGATAATTTTGAAAAAGCGGGAATCAAATAATGAATAA
- a CDS encoding DUF1211 domain-containing protein: MLKQFSTENEKNRFETFVDAILAIIMTILVLEFRVPEESFESDASLKSYLIHLTPSFVSYFISFSTIMILWLDHHNLFRLLKKVNIQLAFLNFLFILFLSATPFTTSLAGRNFESAQAVTIVAVNYILMNLAFSAIWVYAQMQNMIHEDAQKTLSTKRENIIILIGILLQIASIPFAFVSTYISFILFIVVLLLHLFRLWRH, encoded by the coding sequence ATGTTAAAACAATTCTCCACAGAAAATGAAAAGAACAGGTTTGAAACATTTGTTGATGCCATTCTCGCCATCATCATGACCATTCTGGTTTTAGAATTTAGAGTCCCTGAAGAATCCTTTGAATCCGATGCCAGTCTCAAATCCTACTTAATTCATCTTACACCATCATTTGTCAGCTATTTTATTTCTTTTTCAACCATTATGATTTTGTGGCTTGATCACCACAATTTGTTTCGTTTACTTAAAAAAGTAAATATTCAGTTGGCATTCCTCAATTTTTTATTTATTCTTTTTTTATCTGCTACGCCGTTTACTACGTCGCTGGCGGGTAGAAATTTTGAAAGTGCTCAGGCTGTAACCATTGTAGCCGTAAATTATATTTTGATGAACCTTGCTTTTTCTGCTATATGGGTTTATGCTCAAATGCAAAACATGATTCATGAAGATGCTCAAAAAACCTTATCTACAAAAAGAGAAAATATTATTATTTTAATCGGCATCCTACTACAAATTGCCAGTATTCCTTTTGCATTTGTCAGTACATATATTTCGTTTATTTTATTTATTGTTGTACTGCTTTTACATCTGTTCAGGTTATGGCGACATTGA
- a CDS encoding response regulator → MTNEPLNIVFADDEENDRLLFLDALKELKIKTNVHTVNDGIELMDYLKGAAKDLPHLLFLDLNMPKKNGMECLKEIRMDEKLNDIAIAIFSTSLSEKDIEETLINGANVYINKPNSFEALIQVLNKVVMTAYTYQNTFFNKSHFLLRL, encoded by the coding sequence ATGACAAATGAACCGTTAAATATCGTTTTTGCAGATGATGAGGAAAATGATCGTCTGCTGTTTCTTGACGCATTAAAAGAGTTAAAAATAAAAACAAATGTCCATACCGTTAATGATGGGATTGAATTAATGGATTACCTAAAAGGGGCCGCTAAAGATTTGCCGCATTTGTTGTTCCTGGACTTAAATATGCCGAAAAAAAATGGCATGGAATGTCTTAAGGAAATAAGGATGGACGAAAAATTAAATGATATCGCGATTGCCATCTTCTCAACATCCTTATCGGAAAAGGATATCGAAGAAACCTTAATAAATGGCGCCAATGTCTACATCAATAAGCCAAATAGTTTTGAAGCGTTGATTCAGGTTCTAAATAAAGTGGTCATGACTGCCTATACCTATCAAAATACGTTTTTTAATAAATCGCATTTTTTATTACGGTTGTAA
- a CDS encoding outer membrane beta-barrel protein, whose protein sequence is MPLLDKKKFIYFSFKSIRYVVVVTTLLMFTHSIIKAQNPENALVFSFSPGVSTTLPGASSDFDKKYFYAFSPHLGVSTELLYQQVLNKKTWLSTGLGFNFNKYAFYHTNFTGNTENEVEGISVGCFAIKIPLLVKYQLNVNHFKGDIYTTFGADLLFIHGYSESIYFSGGNYASGSSFDSTLYATYPPFAPNANLRIGVEVDNLFDSKNINFNATLVYQLIPYSTLNIINTVKTTSGEIVYQGSVSPTLLTLFIGIHIPIITDI, encoded by the coding sequence ATGCCATTATTGGATAAAAAGAAATTTATATACTTTTCGTTTAAATCAATCAGATATGTGGTTGTAGTTACTACCTTATTAATGTTTACCCATTCAATAATCAAAGCGCAAAATCCGGAAAATGCTTTGGTTTTTTCTTTTAGTCCGGGCGTTTCAACTACTTTGCCAGGTGCTTCATCTGATTTTGATAAAAAATATTTTTATGCTTTTTCACCACATTTAGGAGTTTCAACTGAGTTGTTGTATCAACAGGTATTAAATAAAAAAACATGGTTATCAACTGGATTAGGATTTAATTTTAATAAATACGCATTTTATCATACAAATTTTACCGGTAATACAGAAAATGAAGTAGAAGGTATTTCTGTGGGGTGTTTTGCAATAAAAATTCCTTTATTGGTAAAATATCAACTAAACGTAAATCATTTTAAGGGTGATATTTATACAACATTTGGTGCAGACTTATTATTTATTCATGGTTATAGTGAATCAATATATTTTAGTGGTGGTAATTATGCAAGCGGTAGCAGTTTTGATTCAACATTATATGCCACATATCCTCCCTTTGCGCCCAATGCAAATCTGCGAATAGGTGTTGAAGTAGATAATTTATTTGATTCAAAAAATATAAATTTTAATGCTACGCTAGTATATCAACTAATTCCTTATAGTACTCTTAATATTATAAATACAGTTAAAACAACTTCAGGTGAAATCGTTTATCAGGGTAGTGTGTCGCCAACCTTACTTACATTATTTATAGGTATACATATCCCTATAATAACTGATATTTAG
- a CDS encoding HAD family hydrolase, with translation MKYLAICTDLDETLLDDDRKISTVTKNTFKKLDPELKIILASARMPRAIRSFQQELNIETAPIICYNGSYVIRTSEDGTVHELFSKYIDTWLCEIFVNYIKNTDLHLGLFSNDNWYVPEMDKWTKTEIKNTDVIPEIMSHDDVINLWKKTGHPGAHKIMCKGEKKGVKGLYDFFAKNYSAELVLYLSEPEHLEIAPSETSKANALQLILQKEYNFGINRVIAFGDNENDLDLLKTAGLGIAVANAKSTLKAVADEITLQNTEDGVVVALKNHVFL, from the coding sequence ATGAAGTATTTAGCAATTTGTACCGACCTTGATGAAACACTTTTAGATGATGATCGAAAAATATCAACTGTAACAAAAAATACATTTAAAAAATTAGATCCCGAATTGAAAATCATTTTAGCCTCCGCGCGCATGCCACGTGCAATTCGTAGTTTCCAGCAGGAGTTAAATATTGAAACTGCACCTATAATTTGTTATAATGGCAGCTATGTTATCCGCACAAGTGAAGATGGGACTGTTCATGAGCTATTTTCTAAATATATTGATACATGGTTGTGCGAAATATTTGTCAACTACATAAAAAATACCGACTTACATTTGGGTTTATTTTCCAATGATAATTGGTATGTACCTGAAATGGATAAGTGGACAAAAACAGAAATAAAAAATACCGATGTTATACCGGAAATTATGAGCCACGATGACGTAATTAACCTTTGGAAAAAGACCGGACATCCGGGAGCACATAAAATTATGTGTAAGGGTGAAAAGAAAGGCGTAAAAGGTTTATATGACTTTTTTGCCAAAAATTATTCCGCTGAACTGGTATTATACCTTTCTGAACCTGAGCACCTGGAAATTGCACCCTCAGAAACTTCAAAAGCTAATGCCTTACAGCTGATTTTGCAAAAGGAATATAATTTCGGAATCAACAGGGTTATAGCCTTTGGTGACAATGAAAACGACCTTGATTTGTTAAAAACTGCCGGGCTGGGCATTGCCGTCGCAAATGCAAAATCGACATTAAAAGCTGTAGCAGATGAAATAACACTACAAAACACGGAAGATGGCGTGGTAGTAGCCCTCAAGAACCATGTCTTTTTGTAA
- a CDS encoding HBL/NHE enterotoxin family protein, with protein sequence MLQIFTTQFNDYVNNLLAITAYHHAIENLIWPTLQFQSADGTDSYKNARTKYNDYISNQAVDLRTHAQEWINSVLPLLMSSPTVISYFNNIFESEIDSINSSLEALIADPTDKLEKQQLVNVLSALQKSLDQKEKVFTNKDENNPGIIEVLTNFIILSATTLTY encoded by the coding sequence GTGTTACAAATTTTTACAACTCAATTTAACGATTATGTAAATAATCTTTTAGCTATCACCGCTTATCATCATGCTATAGAAAACTTAATTTGGCCAACTCTGCAATTTCAATCAGCGGATGGGACTGATAGTTACAAAAATGCCAGAACTAAATATAACGATTATATTTCGAATCAGGCTGTCGATCTTCGAACCCATGCGCAAGAATGGATTAATTCAGTGTTACCATTACTTATGTCATCACCTACCGTAATTAGTTATTTTAATAACATTTTTGAATCGGAAATTGATTCTATAAATTCAAGCCTTGAGGCACTTATAGCAGACCCAACTGATAAGTTAGAAAAACAACAATTGGTAAACGTATTATCGGCGCTTCAAAAAAGTCTGGATCAAAAAGAAAAAGTATTTACAAACAAGGATGAAAATAACCCCGGAATCATCGAAGTTTTGACTAATTTTATAATACTTTCAGCAACGACATTAACCTATTGA
- a CDS encoding response regulator, whose product MKKIILADDDSDDCELFEDALQELNIKTHLIISKDGVELMSTLDETVPPPPDAVFIDLNMPRKNGYECLNEIRNNEKLKDIMVVIFSTTNNKMAIEKTFSLGANYFVCKPRSFELLKKALEKVLHFTQLGPDEHQQQIIEVF is encoded by the coding sequence ATGAAAAAAATTATCCTCGCTGATGATGATTCCGACGACTGCGAATTATTTGAGGACGCTTTGCAGGAATTGAACATTAAAACACATCTTATCATCTCGAAAGATGGAGTCGAATTGATGTCGACACTGGATGAAACTGTCCCCCCTCCACCTGATGCGGTGTTTATTGATTTAAATATGCCGCGCAAAAACGGCTACGAATGTTTAAATGAAATTCGCAATAATGAAAAATTAAAAGATATCATGGTAGTAATTTTTTCAACTACCAACAATAAAATGGCGATTGAAAAAACATTTTCATTAGGTGCAAACTATTTTGTATGTAAACCACGTTCATTTGAATTATTGAAAAAAGCACTGGAAAAGGTATTACATTTTACACAATTAGGCCCTGATGAACACCAACAACAAATAATTGAGGTATTCTGA
- a CDS encoding Crp/Fnr family transcriptional regulator, giving the protein MSVDNLSDYIQQLVAMSPDKSHLLAEAFEKIQVPKNTLLISENKVSKATYFLESGIVRSFTFDNNGEEVTTNIYEAPCFVNDFLSFFKQQPTAEAFQTLTDCSIRQMSFEQVQYYFHTYPEFREFGRMMLVTNYSNLHERMLGMIKDTAEVRYLNLLQKHPDIFKHVPLKIIASYLGITDSSLSRIRKEITAK; this is encoded by the coding sequence ATGAGTGTAGATAATTTATCTGATTATATTCAACAATTGGTGGCTATGTCTCCGGATAAATCGCATTTACTTGCTGAGGCATTTGAAAAAATACAGGTTCCCAAAAACACGTTGTTGATTTCGGAAAATAAAGTAAGTAAAGCAACCTATTTTTTAGAATCCGGTATTGTGCGCTCATTTACATTCGATAATAATGGTGAAGAGGTAACCACTAACATTTATGAAGCCCCATGTTTTGTCAACGATTTTTTATCTTTTTTTAAACAACAACCAACGGCAGAAGCATTTCAGACATTAACAGATTGTAGTATTCGACAAATGAGTTTTGAACAGGTGCAATATTATTTTCATACTTATCCTGAATTTCGAGAATTTGGACGAATGATGCTGGTTACCAACTATTCGAATTTACACGAGCGCATGTTGGGTATGATAAAAGATACAGCAGAAGTCAGGTATTTAAACCTCCTCCAAAAACATCCCGATATTTTTAAACATGTTCCATTAAAAATAATTGCCTCCTACCTTGGCATAACAGATTCTTCCTTAAGCCGCATTCGTAAAGAGATTACTGCTAAGTAA
- a CDS encoding S-adenosylmethionine:tRNA ribosyltransferase-isomerase yields MRPPHVDMKDFTYDLPESKIAQYPLQERDASKLLVYRNGEITDETYRNLYQYIPEQSLLIFNNSKVIPARLIFTTSSGAKVELFCLEPANDNTEIANAMMQQGSVLYKCLVGRLAKWKETTISLQTDNFTLFATLVEKTNNGFIIKFNWQPENLSFAGILEQFGAMPIPNYLKRKDEIIDTTRYQTVYADQKGSVAAPTAGLHFTEDVFAQLKSKNIHTEYITLHVGAGTFKPVKGETIEDHEMHAEWIEVDKVLIEKIIQQIAKPTNNTVIAVGTTSLRTIESLYWMGVKALAHPNISIDEIPIKQWEVYALPQDVDAIAGLNALLQWLQQNNTNKIICKTQILIVDSYKLKIISALITNFHQPASTLLLLIAAVVGNKWQDIYRYALENDYRFLSYGDGSLLFRV; encoded by the coding sequence ATGCGCCCACCACATGTTGATATGAAGGATTTCACCTACGATTTGCCCGAAAGCAAAATCGCACAATACCCTTTGCAGGAAAGAGATGCGAGTAAATTGTTGGTGTATCGCAACGGGGAAATTACGGATGAAACATATCGCAATTTATATCAATATATTCCGGAACAATCGTTGCTGATTTTTAATAATTCGAAAGTAATTCCGGCGCGATTAATTTTTACGACTTCCTCCGGCGCTAAAGTGGAACTATTTTGTCTGGAACCCGCCAACGACAATACCGAAATTGCTAACGCCATGATGCAACAAGGGTCGGTATTGTACAAATGTTTAGTCGGCAGGTTAGCAAAATGGAAAGAAACAACCATCAGCTTACAGACCGATAATTTTACATTATTTGCAACATTAGTGGAAAAAACAAATAATGGTTTTATTATTAAATTTAACTGGCAACCTGAAAATTTATCGTTCGCGGGAATTTTGGAACAATTTGGTGCAATGCCAATTCCGAATTATTTGAAACGTAAGGATGAAATAATTGACACGACAAGATATCAAACCGTATATGCAGATCAAAAAGGTTCGGTGGCAGCACCTACAGCAGGATTACATTTTACGGAAGATGTTTTTGCACAACTAAAATCGAAAAATATTCATACAGAATATATCACACTGCATGTTGGCGCAGGCACATTTAAACCGGTTAAGGGAGAAACAATCGAAGATCATGAAATGCATGCGGAATGGATAGAGGTAGATAAGGTTTTGATAGAAAAAATTATTCAGCAAATTGCTAAACCAACAAATAATACGGTTATTGCTGTCGGCACCACTTCATTACGAACTATTGAATCGCTTTATTGGATGGGTGTAAAAGCACTTGCTCATCCAAATATTTCCATCGATGAAATACCAATAAAACAATGGGAAGTATATGCGTTACCCCAAGATGTTGATGCAATTGCGGGACTAAATGCGTTATTACAATGGTTGCAACAAAATAATACGAATAAAATAATCTGCAAAACACAAATTCTGATTGTGGACAGCTACAAATTAAAAATTATCAGTGCATTGATTACAAATTTTCATCAGCCTGCATCTACCTTATTGTTGTTAATTGCAGCCGTGGTTGGTAATAAATGGCAGGATATTTATCGTTATGCATTGGAAAATGATTATCGCTTTTTGAGTTATGGGGATGGTAGTTTGTTGTTTAGGGTGTAG